Proteins from one Portunus trituberculatus isolate SZX2019 chromosome 38, ASM1759143v1, whole genome shotgun sequence genomic window:
- the LOC123514652 gene encoding anaphase-promoting complex subunit 4-like isoform X2, whose translation MHRLSWQRVWVISAPGEGIKVTGLAWRPDSKILAVGYSTGEVVLVDIEDSSAIHRLNMSVEVTALSWAAHVPEEPTKEETMFTDMSDNYLPPLPSLSKTYTGGSGEEQEEGWHEGRLLRDQNCLTLLTVGTATAAIHLYAFGLFHCATVELSETVPGAGPVLDATPSHDLHLLSCLVERETGSGRELVHATVETLVLACRHQELHALARRYGQILGLMSYANHTLTLLEEAWESILLELDHKLADYARTVPEGGVAADFLELLVFGRTSSEFEVFLSNELTEKGLKKLGHSIELSYSNIQKLVLRNVQAVGQALVHQLSALMGLARCHGRFGVLGVEEESVGRAVQEAGAFVLKAVELQQVIDAAMTTFKAFLRWLYVVVQRARAESVPEDMTRGTQQDLTYIAEFLHDGLEDTPAGSSSGAQGERRPRFRLERVGQYLKDAPLSCPPESGPNPWVAFLEKHPTLANHPLIFPHHRDRSLVQELNSMAGVLESMASQPAQVISEAITVASWVPLVKVTEGTTVSVSQMSCPKDSAVYTVVLPCSGQSLLYLARWSTKPEVLVHASAGPGPAHHVEAMPFVFSRLDGARSTSQDQAPTTSILKLMGAQFYTEETLSVLAQDPNDPRTALFIQLWVVAAAGELRPLALYGGHSLAEANLTPCDAGTLVDASGFRRLEGGPLTTLAVSGSRKVALLLSENRRRVRLFEMEVDEDDEDDEDEDTAAQHESIINASGASDDQADTL comes from the exons ATGCACAGACTCTCTTGGCAAAGAGTGTGGGTCATCAGTGCGCCCGGGGAGGGGATTAAGGTCACAGGGCTGGCTTGGCGACCTGACAGCAAGATCCTTGCTGTGGGATACTCGACAG GAGAAGTGGTGCTAGTGGATATTGAGGACAGCAGTGCTATCCACCGGCTGAACATGAGTGTTGAGGTGACAGCACTCAGTTGGGCAGCACATGTGCCTGAGGAACCCACCAAGGAGGAGACCATGTTCACT GACATGTCCGATAATTACctcccaccactgccatcactttCCAAGACATACACAGGGGGCAGtggggaggaacaggaggaaggttGGCATGAAGGACGGCTCCTCCGGGACCAAAACTGCTTAACTCTTCTCACCGTgggcactgctactgctgccatcCATCTGTATGCCTTTGGCCTCTTCCATTGTGCCACTGTGGAGTTAAGTGAGACTGTGCCTGGGGCAGGACCAGTGCTAGATGCTACTCCTTCCCATGACCTGCACCTGCTCAGCTGTCTggtagagagggagacaggatcTGGTCGGGAGTTGGTTCATGCCACAGTGGAGACGCTAGTGCTGGCCTGTCGCCACCAAGAGCTGCACGCTCTGGCTCGTCGCTATGGCCAGATCCTCGGCCTGATGAGTTATGCTAACCATACCCTCACACTGCTGGAGGAGGCCTGGGAGAGCATTCTGCTGGAGCTGGACCACAAGCTGGCCGACTATGCCCGCACTGTGCCGGAAGGAGGTGTTGCTGCAGATTTCCTCGAGCTTTTAGTGTTTGGTCGCACCTCATCAGAGTTTGAGGTGTTCTTGTCCAATGAGCTGACGGAGAAAGGTCTCAAGAAGCTGGGCCACTCTATTGAGCTGAGCTATTCTAACATTCAGAAGCTGGTGCTGCGGAATGTGCAGGCGGTGGGTCAGGCACTGGTGCACCAACTGAGTGCACTGATGGGCCTGGCACGATGCCACGGTCGCTTTGGGGTGcttggggtggaggaggagtcagtTGGCCGGGCAGTGCAGGAGGCCGGTGCCTTTGTGCTCAAGGCAGTAGAGCTGCAGCAGGTGATAGATGCAGCCATGACCACCTTCAAGGCCTTCCTGCGCTGGTTGTATGTGGTGGTCCAGCGTGCCCGTGCCGAGTCTGTGCCTGAGGACATGACTCGTGGCACCCAACAAGATCTCACTTACATAGCAGAGTTCCTGCATGACGGCCTGGAAGACACCCCTGCTGGTTCTTCCAGTGGTGCCCAGGGGGAGAGGCGGCCAAGGTTCCGCCTGGAGCGTGTTGGTCAGTACTTGAAGGATGCCCCACTGTCCTGTCCCCCAGAGTCTGGGCCCAATCCTTGGGTGGCCTTCTTGGAGAAGCATCCAACCTTGGCCAATCACCCTTTGATTTTTCCTCATCACCGTGACCGTTCACTTGTGCAGGAACTTAACAGCATGGCAGGTGTGCTGGAAAGTATGGCTAGTCAGCCAGCACAAGTCATCAGTGAGGCCATTACTGTGGCCTCCTGGGTGCCCTTGGTGAAGGTTACAGAGGGCACGACAGTGAGTGTGAGTCAGATGAGCTGTCCGAAGGATTCTGCTGTTTACACTGTTGTGTTGCCTTGCTCTGGCCAGTCTCTGCTGTATTTGGCTCGCTGGTCTACCAAACCGGAGGTATTGGTTCATGCTTCAGCAGGGCCTGGACCTGCCCACCATGTTGAGGCCATGCCTTTTGTGTTCTCACGGCTGGATGGAGCACGAAGCACCTCTCAGGACCAGGCCCCTACCACCTCTATTCTGAAGTTAATGGGAGCACAGTTCTATACTGAAGAAACTCTATCTGTGCTGGCACAGGACCCCAATGACCCACGTACAGCTCTTTTCATCCAGCTTTGGGTGGTGGCTGCAGCAGGGGAGCTCAGGCCCCTGGCTTTGTATGGGGGCCATTCACTGGCAGAAGCTAATCTGACGCCCTGTGATGCTGGGACACTTGTTGATGCCAGTGGTTTCAGGCGGCTGGAGGGTGGCCCACTCACCACATTAGCTGTGTCTGGGTCCCGGAAGGTGGCTCTTCTGCTCTCTGAGAACAGACGGCGGGTGAGGCTATTTGAAATGGaagtggatgaggatgatgaagatgatgaggatgaggacacTGCAGCTCAACATGAGTCCATAATAAATGCCTCTGGTGCCTCAGATGATCAGGCTGATACCTTATAA
- the LOC123514652 gene encoding anaphase-promoting complex subunit 4-like isoform X1, translating to MAATCIMKQVEERHVANEIIKCVWSPKMDLVAIANIKGQVAMHRLSWQRVWVISAPGEGIKVTGLAWRPDSKILAVGYSTGEVVLVDIEDSSAIHRLNMSVEVTALSWAAHVPEEPTKEETMFTDMSDNYLPPLPSLSKTYTGGSGEEQEEGWHEGRLLRDQNCLTLLTVGTATAAIHLYAFGLFHCATVELSETVPGAGPVLDATPSHDLHLLSCLVERETGSGRELVHATVETLVLACRHQELHALARRYGQILGLMSYANHTLTLLEEAWESILLELDHKLADYARTVPEGGVAADFLELLVFGRTSSEFEVFLSNELTEKGLKKLGHSIELSYSNIQKLVLRNVQAVGQALVHQLSALMGLARCHGRFGVLGVEEESVGRAVQEAGAFVLKAVELQQVIDAAMTTFKAFLRWLYVVVQRARAESVPEDMTRGTQQDLTYIAEFLHDGLEDTPAGSSSGAQGERRPRFRLERVGQYLKDAPLSCPPESGPNPWVAFLEKHPTLANHPLIFPHHRDRSLVQELNSMAGVLESMASQPAQVISEAITVASWVPLVKVTEGTTVSVSQMSCPKDSAVYTVVLPCSGQSLLYLARWSTKPEVLVHASAGPGPAHHVEAMPFVFSRLDGARSTSQDQAPTTSILKLMGAQFYTEETLSVLAQDPNDPRTALFIQLWVVAAAGELRPLALYGGHSLAEANLTPCDAGTLVDASGFRRLEGGPLTTLAVSGSRKVALLLSENRRRVRLFEMEVDEDDEDDEDEDTAAQHESIINASGASDDQADTL from the exons ATGGCAGCGACCTGCATCATGAAGCAGGTGGAGGAGCGCCATGTTGCTAATGAgataataaagtgtgtgtggtCACCCAAGATGGATCTGGTGGCTATTGCAAATATcaaag GTCAGGTGGCAATGCACAGACTCTCTTGGCAAAGAGTGTGGGTCATCAGTGCGCCCGGGGAGGGGATTAAGGTCACAGGGCTGGCTTGGCGACCTGACAGCAAGATCCTTGCTGTGGGATACTCGACAG GAGAAGTGGTGCTAGTGGATATTGAGGACAGCAGTGCTATCCACCGGCTGAACATGAGTGTTGAGGTGACAGCACTCAGTTGGGCAGCACATGTGCCTGAGGAACCCACCAAGGAGGAGACCATGTTCACT GACATGTCCGATAATTACctcccaccactgccatcactttCCAAGACATACACAGGGGGCAGtggggaggaacaggaggaaggttGGCATGAAGGACGGCTCCTCCGGGACCAAAACTGCTTAACTCTTCTCACCGTgggcactgctactgctgccatcCATCTGTATGCCTTTGGCCTCTTCCATTGTGCCACTGTGGAGTTAAGTGAGACTGTGCCTGGGGCAGGACCAGTGCTAGATGCTACTCCTTCCCATGACCTGCACCTGCTCAGCTGTCTggtagagagggagacaggatcTGGTCGGGAGTTGGTTCATGCCACAGTGGAGACGCTAGTGCTGGCCTGTCGCCACCAAGAGCTGCACGCTCTGGCTCGTCGCTATGGCCAGATCCTCGGCCTGATGAGTTATGCTAACCATACCCTCACACTGCTGGAGGAGGCCTGGGAGAGCATTCTGCTGGAGCTGGACCACAAGCTGGCCGACTATGCCCGCACTGTGCCGGAAGGAGGTGTTGCTGCAGATTTCCTCGAGCTTTTAGTGTTTGGTCGCACCTCATCAGAGTTTGAGGTGTTCTTGTCCAATGAGCTGACGGAGAAAGGTCTCAAGAAGCTGGGCCACTCTATTGAGCTGAGCTATTCTAACATTCAGAAGCTGGTGCTGCGGAATGTGCAGGCGGTGGGTCAGGCACTGGTGCACCAACTGAGTGCACTGATGGGCCTGGCACGATGCCACGGTCGCTTTGGGGTGcttggggtggaggaggagtcagtTGGCCGGGCAGTGCAGGAGGCCGGTGCCTTTGTGCTCAAGGCAGTAGAGCTGCAGCAGGTGATAGATGCAGCCATGACCACCTTCAAGGCCTTCCTGCGCTGGTTGTATGTGGTGGTCCAGCGTGCCCGTGCCGAGTCTGTGCCTGAGGACATGACTCGTGGCACCCAACAAGATCTCACTTACATAGCAGAGTTCCTGCATGACGGCCTGGAAGACACCCCTGCTGGTTCTTCCAGTGGTGCCCAGGGGGAGAGGCGGCCAAGGTTCCGCCTGGAGCGTGTTGGTCAGTACTTGAAGGATGCCCCACTGTCCTGTCCCCCAGAGTCTGGGCCCAATCCTTGGGTGGCCTTCTTGGAGAAGCATCCAACCTTGGCCAATCACCCTTTGATTTTTCCTCATCACCGTGACCGTTCACTTGTGCAGGAACTTAACAGCATGGCAGGTGTGCTGGAAAGTATGGCTAGTCAGCCAGCACAAGTCATCAGTGAGGCCATTACTGTGGCCTCCTGGGTGCCCTTGGTGAAGGTTACAGAGGGCACGACAGTGAGTGTGAGTCAGATGAGCTGTCCGAAGGATTCTGCTGTTTACACTGTTGTGTTGCCTTGCTCTGGCCAGTCTCTGCTGTATTTGGCTCGCTGGTCTACCAAACCGGAGGTATTGGTTCATGCTTCAGCAGGGCCTGGACCTGCCCACCATGTTGAGGCCATGCCTTTTGTGTTCTCACGGCTGGATGGAGCACGAAGCACCTCTCAGGACCAGGCCCCTACCACCTCTATTCTGAAGTTAATGGGAGCACAGTTCTATACTGAAGAAACTCTATCTGTGCTGGCACAGGACCCCAATGACCCACGTACAGCTCTTTTCATCCAGCTTTGGGTGGTGGCTGCAGCAGGGGAGCTCAGGCCCCTGGCTTTGTATGGGGGCCATTCACTGGCAGAAGCTAATCTGACGCCCTGTGATGCTGGGACACTTGTTGATGCCAGTGGTTTCAGGCGGCTGGAGGGTGGCCCACTCACCACATTAGCTGTGTCTGGGTCCCGGAAGGTGGCTCTTCTGCTCTCTGAGAACAGACGGCGGGTGAGGCTATTTGAAATGGaagtggatgaggatgatgaagatgatgaggatgaggacacTGCAGCTCAACATGAGTCCATAATAAATGCCTCTGGTGCCTCAGATGATCAGGCTGATACCTTATAA